Proteins from a genomic interval of Streptomyces sp. NBC_01445:
- a CDS encoding PD-(D/E)XK motif protein → MSTDSWRDLLAERWAELEAEPVTSERRLRVADLSICTDDGALMAAVDYEGHRHLLVPMKSRQQLRRGPDGPVLKLLKRPLEDEASYRTYADLGCLERNLNDLFATLCSDVLDTAEQLPSNPVKALYRAMDRWKSLFRVQGTPLSGEGLIGLFGELLVLVAMLERDPSAHRLWLGPSGHRHDFSSPHGAVEVKTSTRAEGRRARIHGLDQLEAPDGGALHLAWFRLEASDAGTSLPELVDRALELCDDETSLRGLLSQVGYHPPDVERYAESRFVATEQRWYPVDKDFPRLTGRELAEAGVPVTVEDVAYSVDLSGASPSPLAEELIAAVLDALLQEPA, encoded by the coding sequence ATGAGCACCGACTCGTGGCGGGACCTCCTCGCTGAGCGGTGGGCCGAGTTGGAGGCCGAGCCGGTGACGTCCGAGCGTCGACTGCGGGTGGCCGACCTCTCCATCTGTACGGACGACGGCGCGTTGATGGCCGCGGTCGACTACGAGGGGCATCGTCATCTCCTGGTCCCGATGAAGTCGCGCCAGCAGTTGCGCCGCGGCCCGGACGGACCCGTCCTCAAGCTGCTCAAGCGGCCGCTGGAGGACGAGGCCAGCTACCGCACCTACGCGGATCTCGGCTGTCTTGAGCGGAACCTCAACGACCTTTTCGCCACGCTGTGTTCGGACGTCCTGGACACGGCTGAGCAGTTGCCGTCCAATCCGGTCAAGGCGCTGTACCGGGCCATGGACCGGTGGAAGTCGCTGTTCCGCGTCCAGGGAACGCCGCTGAGCGGCGAAGGGCTCATAGGGCTGTTCGGCGAGCTGCTCGTTCTGGTCGCGATGCTCGAGCGTGACCCGAGCGCGCATCGCCTGTGGCTGGGCCCCTCGGGGCACCGCCACGACTTCTCCTCTCCGCACGGGGCCGTCGAGGTCAAGACGTCCACGCGTGCCGAAGGCCGCCGCGCCCGGATACACGGCCTCGACCAGCTGGAGGCGCCGGACGGTGGTGCGCTCCATCTGGCGTGGTTCCGACTGGAGGCATCCGACGCGGGCACGTCCCTGCCCGAACTCGTCGACCGTGCACTGGAACTGTGTGACGACGAGACGTCCCTGCGCGGGCTGCTGAGCCAGGTCGGATATCACCCGCCGGATGTCGAGCGATACGCCGAGTCCCGCTTCGTGGCGACGGAGCAGCGTTGGTATCCGGTGGACAAGGACTTCCCTCGGCTCACGGGACGTGAGCTCGCGGAGGCTGGCGTGCCGGTGACCGTCGAGGACGTGGCGTACTCCGTGGACCTGTCCGGGGCGTCCCCCTCGCCGCTGGCCGAGGAACTGATCGCCGCCGTCCTCGATGCCCTGCTCCAGGAGCCCGCATGA
- a CDS encoding Z1 domain-containing protein translates to MSDEIDDIYDTFSGMLDKWPPAETVKRLEQLGIDAEKIELIRARHEQKLARIRELEEPQTVVRGNRDTWYTGPRPGDRCWPALERSLQDRGWGDASIKSLDESSSRVVSLLDHPREPAFSTRGLALGYVQSGKTTNFTAVMAKAADRGYKLFIVLSGIHNGLRRQTQARLVSELVEPNPDRWSQLTNLDHDFVPPANAASFFGNSNNTRVLCVVKKNATVLDKLAQWLEGASSYLENCPALIIDDEADQATVATKSINPLIRRIMAGLPRSAYIGYTASPFANLLIDPSAKDLYPQDFIVNLPKPEGHFGTEVLFGRYALDGEDPSDMDDGHDMIRTVPWTDIEYVRPSTRAEVEGFTPEITETLRSAVLYFWLVVAARRVRGTGNPHNTMLIHTSVNTSVHNSFRAPLEELRAEVRDTLDDPDLLEELRVLWEKETGRVPAEDFGEASVPFDALVTELPGVLGSCRVIMDNSSSQDRLDYENGPLVAIAVGGNTLSRGLTLEGLSVSYFVRAVSAYDTLLQMGRWFGFRNGYADLPRIWMTDELAEWFRHLATVETEMRRDIDVYLHNPNENPLTFAVRLRTHPSLQVTAAAKMKSAVKAASSYGGARVQTHCFRTDAPWLRQNLAAARDLVSQVTSNNAVVKEDRSSEGNIIFRDVPHDVVLNFLGNYQFHEGSGEKSAKLARENNAKLITEYIQKRVRSAGALRRWNVALIGRPPKGSDDDLEFAPGVAVGRVVRAKLATGSQGFADIKTLMSRKDAGIDLEGEVSTMTEHQLRDARRVQLPTTGLLTLYPIDRYSEPVPAKKQRQPLDAEVHVIGVGLVFPEPDGRDSAVEPEYVSADLSGVELEEFEEEEMLRLIEGEDA, encoded by the coding sequence GTGTCCGACGAGATCGACGACATTTATGACACCTTCAGCGGGATGCTCGACAAGTGGCCGCCGGCCGAGACGGTGAAGCGGCTGGAGCAGCTCGGCATCGATGCCGAGAAGATCGAGCTGATCCGGGCGCGCCACGAGCAGAAGCTCGCGAGGATCCGGGAGCTGGAAGAGCCGCAGACCGTCGTGCGCGGCAACCGTGACACTTGGTACACCGGCCCGCGCCCCGGAGATCGGTGCTGGCCCGCGCTGGAGCGCTCGTTGCAGGACCGCGGCTGGGGCGACGCCTCGATCAAGTCGCTCGACGAATCGTCGTCCCGCGTCGTGTCCCTCCTGGACCATCCTCGCGAGCCCGCCTTCTCCACACGCGGTCTGGCGCTCGGCTACGTGCAGTCCGGCAAGACGACCAACTTCACCGCCGTGATGGCCAAGGCGGCGGACCGCGGCTACAAGCTGTTCATCGTCCTCTCCGGGATCCACAACGGGCTGCGCCGGCAGACGCAGGCCCGCCTCGTCTCCGAGCTCGTCGAGCCCAACCCGGACCGTTGGAGCCAGCTGACGAACCTCGACCACGACTTCGTGCCGCCCGCCAACGCCGCGTCCTTCTTCGGAAACAGCAACAACACGCGTGTCCTGTGCGTCGTGAAGAAGAACGCGACGGTGCTGGACAAGCTGGCGCAGTGGCTGGAGGGGGCCTCGAGCTACCTCGAGAACTGCCCTGCGCTGATCATCGACGACGAGGCGGACCAGGCGACCGTCGCCACCAAGTCGATCAACCCCCTGATCCGGCGGATCATGGCCGGGCTGCCGCGCAGCGCGTACATCGGGTACACGGCGTCGCCGTTCGCCAACCTGCTGATCGACCCGAGCGCCAAGGACCTCTATCCGCAGGACTTCATCGTCAACCTGCCCAAGCCGGAGGGCCACTTCGGCACCGAGGTGCTGTTCGGCCGCTACGCGCTGGACGGCGAGGACCCGTCGGACATGGACGACGGCCACGACATGATCCGTACGGTTCCCTGGACGGACATCGAGTACGTCCGTCCCAGTACCCGCGCGGAGGTGGAGGGCTTCACCCCCGAGATCACCGAGACCCTACGCAGCGCGGTGCTCTACTTCTGGCTGGTCGTGGCGGCCCGCCGGGTGCGGGGCACCGGTAACCCGCACAACACGATGCTCATCCACACCAGCGTCAACACCTCGGTCCACAACAGCTTCCGAGCTCCGCTCGAGGAGCTCAGGGCCGAAGTGCGTGACACGCTGGACGACCCGGATCTCCTCGAAGAACTCCGTGTGTTGTGGGAGAAGGAGACCGGTCGGGTACCCGCCGAGGACTTCGGCGAAGCGAGCGTCCCCTTCGACGCCCTCGTGACCGAACTGCCCGGCGTGCTCGGCAGCTGCCGCGTCATCATGGACAACTCCAGCAGCCAGGACCGTCTCGACTACGAGAACGGGCCCCTGGTCGCCATCGCGGTCGGTGGCAACACGCTGTCGCGAGGCCTGACCCTGGAGGGTCTGTCGGTCAGCTACTTCGTGCGCGCGGTCTCCGCCTACGACACTCTCCTGCAGATGGGTCGATGGTTCGGCTTCCGCAACGGATACGCCGACCTTCCGCGCATCTGGATGACCGACGAACTTGCCGAATGGTTCCGTCACTTGGCGACCGTCGAGACGGAAATGCGCCGGGACATCGACGTCTATCTGCACAACCCGAACGAGAACCCGCTGACGTTCGCCGTACGCCTGCGCACGCACCCCTCCCTCCAGGTGACCGCCGCCGCGAAGATGAAGAGCGCCGTGAAGGCGGCGTCTTCCTACGGCGGTGCGCGTGTGCAGACCCACTGTTTCCGTACCGACGCCCCGTGGCTGCGTCAGAACCTGGCCGCCGCCCGGGACCTGGTCTCCCAGGTCACGTCGAACAACGCCGTGGTCAAGGAGGATCGTTCCTCCGAGGGGAACATCATCTTCCGTGATGTTCCCCACGACGTCGTGCTCAACTTCCTCGGGAACTACCAGTTCCACGAGGGCTCCGGCGAGAAGAGCGCCAAGCTCGCGCGGGAGAACAACGCCAAGCTGATCACCGAGTACATCCAGAAGCGCGTCCGGAGCGCCGGGGCGCTGCGCCGCTGGAACGTGGCTCTCATCGGCAGGCCGCCGAAGGGCTCCGACGACGATCTCGAGTTCGCCCCGGGGGTCGCAGTGGGTCGCGTGGTGCGTGCGAAGCTCGCCACGGGATCCCAGGGCTTCGCGGACATCAAGACACTCATGAGCCGCAAGGACGCGGGCATCGACCTCGAGGGCGAAGTCAGCACCATGACGGAGCATCAGCTCCGGGACGCTCGACGGGTGCAGCTCCCGACCACAGGTCTGCTGACCCTCTACCCGATCGACCGGTACTCCGAGCCGGTCCCCGCGAAGAAGCAGCGTCAGCCGCTCGACGCGGAGGTGCACGTGATCGGCGTGGGACTCGTCTTCCCCGAGCCCGACGGCCGCGACTCCGCCGTCGAGCCGGAGTACGTCTCGGCCGACCTGTCCGGCGTAGAGCTGGAGGAGTTCGAGGAGGAGGAGATGCTGAGGCTCATCGAGGGTGAGGACGCATGA
- a CDS encoding very short patch repair endonuclease: protein MSKQVSKDTGAELAVRRLLHAAGLRYRVEYPVPGMARRRIDVAFTRAKVAVLIDGCFWHGCPQHATHPKANAEWWRRKLDRNMARDRETTEHLIAAGWTVLRFWEHEDPRDVAELVMRAVRGQGVDT from the coding sequence ATGAGCAAGCAGGTCAGCAAGGACACCGGGGCCGAACTGGCGGTACGGCGGCTGCTGCACGCGGCCGGGCTCCGGTATCGCGTCGAGTACCCCGTGCCCGGCATGGCCCGGCGACGGATCGACGTGGCGTTCACCCGCGCCAAGGTCGCCGTGCTGATCGACGGATGCTTCTGGCACGGCTGCCCGCAGCACGCCACACACCCCAAGGCCAACGCCGAGTGGTGGCGCAGGAAGCTGGACCGAAACATGGCGCGGGACCGGGAGACCACGGAGCATCTGATCGCGGCGGGATGGACGGTGCTGAGGTTCTGGGAGCACGAGGATCCCAGGGACGTGGCCGAACTCGTGATGCGCGCGGTGCGGGGGCAGGGCGTCGACACCTGA
- a CDS encoding SEC-C domain-containing protein, translating into MRPDTPATPAEPVDPVNHIAEAERLERIAGLYPEDAEQLLLQAAAHYELADARQRAASLYDGLIAGPPSELEQPHLVKALMAANLWEYGHEAEAHAIITGIRTAAPKDPAAYVIVAEALESHDELEAAHESFTEALTLLLPEAERTNPPYETHPLLLGRHRVRRMIGAEHDEWDALADRVHRAAVSLDELHDPKRTWALGSNNPAELKAEILRLRAELGSYRQALSRPFPVAVLHWPATELTELLAAYPTLTSEYPSHEEHLATIESSLRELAASGTPNLGIVAGTVPSYEAFAASESSSPTDASLLPQYATTLAARGRAVPWPPERGAECWCGSGRMYGECHGGGAGA; encoded by the coding sequence ATGCGCCCCGACACGCCTGCTACGCCCGCCGAGCCTGTAGACCCTGTCAACCACATCGCCGAAGCCGAGCGCCTGGAGCGCATCGCCGGCCTGTACCCGGAGGACGCCGAGCAACTGCTCCTCCAGGCCGCGGCGCACTACGAACTCGCCGACGCGCGCCAGCGCGCCGCCTCGCTGTACGACGGGCTCATCGCCGGCCCGCCGTCGGAGCTGGAGCAGCCCCACCTGGTGAAGGCCCTGATGGCCGCGAACCTGTGGGAGTACGGCCACGAGGCGGAGGCCCACGCGATCATCACGGGCATCCGGACGGCGGCCCCGAAGGACCCGGCCGCGTATGTGATCGTGGCGGAGGCCCTGGAGTCGCACGACGAACTGGAAGCGGCGCACGAGTCCTTCACGGAGGCCCTGACGCTGCTCCTGCCGGAGGCGGAGCGCACGAACCCGCCGTACGAGACGCACCCGCTCCTCCTGGGCCGCCACCGTGTACGCCGCATGATCGGCGCGGAGCACGACGAGTGGGACGCCCTCGCCGACCGGGTCCACCGGGCCGCGGTGTCCCTGGACGAACTCCACGACCCGAAGCGGACGTGGGCGCTGGGCTCGAACAACCCGGCGGAACTGAAGGCCGAAATCCTGCGCCTGCGCGCGGAATTGGGCTCGTACAGGCAGGCCCTGTCCCGCCCGTTCCCGGTGGCGGTACTGCACTGGCCGGCGACGGAGCTGACGGAACTACTGGCCGCGTACCCGACCCTTACCTCCGAATACCCGTCCCACGAAGAGCACTTGGCGACCATAGAGTCCTCCCTCCGCGAACTCGCGGCCTCGGGCACACCGAACCTCGGCATCGTCGCGGGCACGGTCCCGTCGTACGAGGCGTTCGCGGCGTCGGAGTCCTCGTCCCCCACAGACGCGTCGCTGCTACCGCAGTACGCCACGACACTGGCGGCCCGAGGCCGAGCGGTGCCGTGGCCGCCGGAGCGGGGGGCGGAGTGCTGGTGTGGGTCGGGGCGGATGTATGGGGAGTGTCATGGGGGTGGGGCGGGGGCCTGA
- a CDS encoding DUF397 domain-containing protein, producing MTDRSIPHAASLKGWRKSSYSNDQGGSCLEVLDHHPAGIPVRDSKTPNGPALVFPSTGWSSFITAVKAGSLHS from the coding sequence ATGACTGACCGAAGCATCCCGCACGCGGCGTCACTGAAGGGCTGGCGGAAGTCGTCCTACAGCAACGACCAGGGCGGCAGCTGCCTGGAAGTCCTGGACCACCACCCCGCAGGCATCCCCGTCCGCGACTCCAAGACCCCGAACGGGCCCGCACTGGTCTTCCCTTCGACCGGCTGGTCCTCGTTCATCACAGCGGTCAAGGCCGGAAGCCTCCACTCCTGA
- a CDS encoding DNA cytosine methyltransferase, with the protein MNAAPPSASPFKIIDLFAGPGGLDQAARQLKVPSMGIEWDKDACATRAANGLPTESGDVRDYGPTRFGEDFNVLAGGPPCQTFTVAGRGSGRRALDHVLAFADRLRNRDPLAQVRADLAALKDQETDKHDERTGLVLEPLRWALEAVDAGRPFQVIVLEQVPAVLPVWQRYAQILRAEGYAVASPQVLHTEEYGVPQTRRRAILIARWTGEGRLLPGEPCMPEPTHGRYHKRKSRHDHGLGLQPWVSMKDVLAERDDPYTVVSNYGTGGDPKARGQRGSHEPSATVTGKISRNRIVGPDGQDRPRLTESEAGRLQTFPAVPDWLWAGAAVAQQIGNAVPPRLGMHVLAAALGFERERLSEALKEHYSY; encoded by the coding sequence ATGAACGCAGCACCCCCGTCCGCCTCCCCCTTCAAGATCATCGATCTCTTCGCGGGGCCAGGCGGGCTCGATCAAGCCGCACGGCAGCTCAAGGTGCCGTCGATGGGTATCGAGTGGGACAAGGACGCCTGCGCCACACGTGCCGCGAACGGGCTGCCGACCGAATCCGGCGACGTCCGCGACTACGGTCCGACCAGGTTCGGCGAGGATTTCAACGTTCTGGCCGGCGGCCCCCCGTGCCAGACGTTCACGGTCGCGGGCCGAGGCTCAGGGCGGCGTGCGCTCGATCACGTCCTCGCCTTCGCCGACCGGCTGCGCAACCGTGACCCACTGGCACAGGTCCGGGCAGACCTCGCAGCACTCAAGGACCAGGAGACCGACAAGCACGACGAGCGCACCGGTCTGGTGCTGGAGCCGCTGCGCTGGGCACTCGAGGCCGTCGACGCCGGGCGCCCGTTCCAGGTGATCGTCCTGGAACAGGTCCCCGCGGTGCTGCCCGTGTGGCAGAGGTACGCGCAGATCCTTCGGGCGGAGGGGTACGCGGTCGCGTCGCCGCAGGTGCTCCACACCGAGGAGTACGGCGTGCCCCAGACCCGACGCCGGGCCATCCTCATCGCCCGGTGGACCGGCGAGGGACGCCTGCTGCCCGGTGAGCCGTGCATGCCCGAGCCGACGCACGGGCGCTATCACAAGCGGAAGTCACGCCACGACCACGGCCTCGGTCTGCAACCGTGGGTCAGCATGAAGGACGTTCTCGCCGAGCGTGACGATCCCTACACCGTCGTCTCCAACTATGGAACCGGCGGTGACCCCAAGGCTCGCGGACAGCGCGGCTCGCACGAACCGTCGGCCACGGTGACCGGCAAGATCTCCCGCAACCGCATCGTCGGGCCCGACGGGCAGGACCGCCCTCGCCTGACCGAGTCCGAGGCCGGCCGACTCCAGACCTTCCCCGCGGTACCGGACTGGCTTTGGGCCGGCGCCGCGGTGGCCCAACAGATCGGCAATGCCGTTCCGCCTCGCCTCGGCATGCACGTCCTGGCGGCCGCGCTGGGCTTCGAGCGCGAGCGGCTGAGCGAGGCACTGAAGGAGCACTACTCGTACTGA
- a CDS encoding nuclear transport factor 2 family protein, translating into MSETISTTKTEIDAITAEFFGAFDNRGGSEADVDRIRRLTIPGAVIVSTGPATTAYTVDEFIEPRRKLLSDGRLVEFSEWETTERTQIAGDIAARFGEYRKSGIMNGEPFEGGGTKSIQFVRTPEGWRIASFTWYDRP; encoded by the coding sequence ATGTCCGAGACCATAAGCACCACCAAGACCGAAATCGACGCGATCACGGCCGAGTTCTTCGGCGCGTTCGACAACAGGGGCGGCAGCGAGGCGGACGTCGACCGGATCCGCCGCCTCACGATCCCGGGTGCCGTGATCGTGAGCACCGGCCCGGCGACCACGGCCTACACGGTGGACGAGTTCATCGAGCCGCGCCGGAAGCTGCTGTCGGACGGCCGGCTGGTGGAGTTCTCCGAGTGGGAGACGACCGAACGGACCCAGATCGCGGGCGACATCGCAGCGCGCTTCGGCGAGTACCGCAAGTCCGGCATCATGAACGGCGAACCGTTCGAGGGCGGCGGCACGAAGTCCATCCAGTTCGTCCGCACGCCGGAGGGCTGGCGCATCGCGTCGTTCACTTGGTACGACCGGCCTTGA
- a CDS encoding helix-turn-helix domain-containing protein has translation MSSTYGDWFRAQREVAGLTQQELADRAIMTRSHIAHIEAGRRLPSKEDARRLDKALGTGDVLSSFLPAEDAAVAEYFETALQLEQQATIIREFALSFIPGILQTERYARAVLGTSFPPVGQEERDRRLVTRLERAKILADPVAPVVWALLDEAVLRRQIGGPHVMAEQIGHLTSLIEVGRIQLHVLPFTLGIHPLLNNMLTLMWFEDQPPTAYGEGLYMGKIHDSPSVVQELQHRYDFALGNALPLKESLALLRATARDYERHD, from the coding sequence ATGAGTAGCACCTATGGGGATTGGTTCAGGGCTCAGCGTGAGGTGGCAGGCCTGACACAACAGGAGCTGGCTGACCGGGCGATCATGACGCGTTCGCACATCGCGCACATCGAGGCAGGGCGTCGACTTCCGTCGAAGGAGGACGCGCGGCGGCTGGACAAAGCGTTGGGCACTGGGGATGTGCTCAGCAGCTTCCTGCCGGCGGAAGACGCGGCGGTCGCAGAGTACTTCGAGACAGCTCTTCAGCTCGAACAACAGGCCACCATCATCCGCGAGTTCGCGTTGTCCTTCATCCCGGGCATCCTCCAAACGGAAAGGTACGCACGTGCGGTTCTGGGCACGTCGTTCCCTCCTGTGGGGCAGGAGGAGCGTGACAGGCGCCTTGTCACACGCCTTGAGCGCGCGAAGATCCTTGCGGATCCAGTGGCGCCCGTAGTCTGGGCATTACTGGATGAAGCCGTACTGCGTCGCCAAATCGGCGGCCCGCACGTCATGGCGGAGCAGATCGGTCATCTCACGAGCCTCATCGAGGTCGGCCGGATCCAACTGCACGTATTGCCTTTCACGTTGGGCATCCATCCCCTGCTGAACAACATGCTCACGCTGATGTGGTTCGAGGACCAGCCACCCACGGCGTACGGCGAAGGGCTGTACATGGGGAAGATCCACGACAGCCCATCCGTAGTTCAGGAGCTGCAACATCGCTACGATTTCGCCCTGGGCAACGCGCTGCCGCTCAAGGAATCATTGGCTCTACTCAGGGCAACAGCAAGGGACTACGAACGCCATGACTGA
- a CDS encoding DUF3592 domain-containing protein, with translation MGPLWLLALIPFVSGVVLATSQVLQLVTETLRRSTGTVVDAIVTGHVASNEASYAVLHPVVSWTAPDGTAHEQALPDEVGAHALQEGARVRVRFDPAHPALAALDTDGRYRSCVAWLWTGTVLWAGTLAVVVGRMAYVWNESNGYASLW, from the coding sequence ATGGGTCCCCTCTGGCTGCTCGCGCTGATCCCCTTCGTCTCAGGCGTCGTCCTGGCCACCTCGCAGGTGCTGCAACTCGTCACCGAGACGCTCCGGCGCAGCACCGGCACGGTGGTCGACGCGATCGTGACGGGCCATGTCGCGTCGAACGAGGCGTCGTACGCGGTGCTGCATCCGGTGGTCAGCTGGACAGCGCCCGACGGCACGGCACACGAACAGGCGCTCCCCGACGAGGTGGGCGCCCATGCACTCCAGGAGGGCGCCCGCGTGCGCGTGCGCTTCGACCCGGCGCACCCCGCTCTCGCGGCCCTGGACACCGACGGCCGCTACCGCTCGTGCGTGGCCTGGCTGTGGACGGGGACGGTGCTGTGGGCGGGCACGCTGGCCGTGGTGGTCGGGCGCATGGCGTACGTATGGAACGAAAGCAACGGCTACGCGAGCCTGTGGTGA
- a CDS encoding DNA cytosine methyltransferase, protein MSLLYPRLLAGQAKPLFDEYRDLPITDVSRRVNVSHPSAVYVATGGDRIGTEQLWALRESVVDVARQAGFPDESDRARNADFDLRLAELLHSQMNLVPAEAASRDLWAFLGLVLLPDVAFWRYPQPPRDRVLGTDLTRHVFGRLWWRAQLVYSPGETHPYEALGILGEAAFDQIYARRAALGGSPHLVKAILRVWNELDLKGLNQRETLQDLLKRLLRLAPFVLFDGIDEQALDTELRAAARESVAALLLEKHGESPDSASVVEERLATVFAQSAEDTAPRPSSDDTPIKAVLPAVETVAVSAATSTHRAVAARVEPAARDLTSFEVCSGSGAQALGLEQAGFRPVLLVDRKAHACWTIEINRPEWKVVCGDLLHFDSADHPEVLGVDLFSAGLPRIKSAATTKRHDDEAERAVLRQAVALVPQIRPRAVLLENLSELVEGDDFTDERTWMESELRGAGYRVFRQVLDAADFGVPQHRRSGFLVALQEPYADRFVWPSRTVLRVPTVGETLGPSMAAGGWPGADGWIRGAWRPAPALVGGSDRRGGADLGPTGSKKAWLQLGVNGNSLADHLPDADSSLTEPPRLTVAQTAMLQAIPSTWQIAGGKTAAYRQIGNALPPPLARAVGEAIAVALAG, encoded by the coding sequence GTGAGCCTGCTCTATCCTCGCCTGCTCGCGGGCCAGGCCAAGCCTCTGTTCGACGAGTACCGTGACCTGCCGATCACGGATGTGTCCCGGCGTGTGAACGTGTCGCACCCCTCCGCGGTCTATGTCGCCACCGGTGGCGACCGGATCGGGACCGAGCAGCTGTGGGCCCTGCGGGAGTCCGTCGTCGACGTGGCTCGGCAGGCCGGGTTCCCCGACGAATCGGACCGCGCCCGCAATGCCGACTTCGATCTCCGGCTCGCCGAACTACTGCACTCCCAGATGAATCTGGTGCCCGCGGAGGCGGCGTCGCGAGATCTCTGGGCGTTCCTCGGACTGGTGCTGCTCCCGGATGTCGCCTTCTGGCGCTATCCCCAGCCTCCGCGCGACCGCGTGCTCGGTACCGACCTGACCCGACACGTCTTCGGGCGGCTGTGGTGGCGCGCACAGCTGGTGTATTCGCCCGGTGAGACTCACCCTTACGAGGCGCTCGGCATCCTCGGTGAGGCGGCGTTCGACCAGATCTACGCCCGCAGGGCAGCACTCGGCGGAAGCCCCCACCTGGTCAAGGCGATCCTGCGCGTGTGGAACGAGTTGGACCTGAAGGGGCTCAATCAGCGCGAGACACTGCAGGACTTGCTCAAGCGACTGCTGCGCCTGGCGCCCTTCGTGCTGTTCGACGGGATCGACGAGCAGGCGCTCGACACCGAGCTCAGGGCAGCCGCGCGCGAGTCGGTCGCCGCCTTGTTGCTCGAAAAGCACGGCGAGTCCCCGGACAGCGCCTCTGTGGTGGAGGAGCGGCTGGCCACCGTGTTCGCCCAGTCCGCCGAGGACACCGCGCCCCGCCCGAGTTCGGACGACACGCCCATCAAGGCTGTGCTGCCCGCGGTCGAGACGGTCGCGGTGTCCGCAGCGACGTCCACGCATCGCGCCGTGGCCGCCCGCGTGGAGCCCGCCGCTCGAGACCTGACCTCGTTCGAGGTCTGCTCGGGCTCGGGCGCCCAGGCCCTGGGGCTGGAACAGGCGGGTTTCCGTCCGGTGTTGCTGGTGGACAGGAAGGCTCATGCCTGCTGGACGATCGAGATCAACCGCCCCGAGTGGAAAGTGGTCTGCGGCGATCTTCTCCACTTCGACTCGGCGGATCATCCCGAGGTCCTGGGAGTCGACCTGTTCAGCGCGGGTCTGCCCCGGATCAAGTCCGCCGCCACCACGAAGCGCCACGACGACGAGGCCGAGCGCGCCGTATTGCGACAGGCGGTAGCGCTCGTCCCGCAGATCCGACCCAGGGCGGTGCTGCTGGAGAACCTTTCGGAACTCGTCGAGGGGGACGACTTCACGGACGAACGCACGTGGATGGAGTCAGAGCTTCGAGGCGCCGGATACCGCGTGTTCCGGCAGGTGCTGGACGCCGCGGACTTCGGGGTTCCCCAGCACCGCAGGTCCGGATTCCTGGTGGCCCTGCAGGAGCCGTACGCCGATCGGTTCGTCTGGCCATCCCGAACCGTACTGCGCGTCCCCACCGTCGGCGAGACGCTCGGCCCGTCCATGGCCGCCGGAGGCTGGCCCGGCGCGGACGGGTGGATACGCGGCGCCTGGCGCCCGGCACCCGCTCTCGTCGGCGGCTCGGACCGGCGCGGCGGAGCGGACCTGGGGCCCACGGGCTCCAAGAAGGCCTGGCTGCAGCTGGGCGTGAACGGCAACAGCCTTGCCGACCATCTGCCGGACGCCGATTCCTCCCTGACCGAGCCGCCCAGGCTCACCGTCGCGCAGACCGCGATGCTGCAGGCGATCCCCTCGACCTGGCAGATCGCCGGCGGTAAGACGGCGGCCTACCGTCAGATCGGCAACGCGCTCCCGCCCCCGTTGGCCCGTGCGGTGGGAGAGGCGATCGCTGTCGCACTCGCCGGCTAG